In one Nicotiana sylvestris chromosome 8, ASM39365v2, whole genome shotgun sequence genomic region, the following are encoded:
- the LOC104214507 gene encoding autophagy-related protein 8C-like, producing the protein MAKSSFKLEHPLERRQAEAARIREKYPDRIPVIVEKAERSDIPDIDKKKYLVPADLTVGQFVYVVRTRIKLSAEKAIFIFVKNILPPTAAMMSAIYEEHKDEDGFLYMTYSGENTFGSF; encoded by the exons ATGGCCAAAAGCTCCTTCAAATTGGAACACCCTCTTG AAAGGCGACAGGCTGAAGCTGCTCGTATCAGGGAGAAGTATCCTGATAGAATACCG GTTATTGTGGAGAAGGCTGAAAGAAGTGACATTCCTGACATTGACAAGAAAAA ATACTTGGTTCCTGCTGATCTGACTGTGGGGCAGTTTGTGTATGTTGTTCGTACGAGAATTAAACTTAGTGCTGAGAAGGCTATTTTTATCTTTGTGAAAAATATACTTCCTCCCACAG CTGCCATGATGTCTGCGATTTATGAGGAACACAAAGATGAGGATGGCTTCCTGTACATGACTTACAGTGGAGAGAATACATTCGGATCGTTCTAA